The window gctagaggaggaagaaagtgcaattgcacaattccagccaatcaagaaggaagaatgggacagacaaacaccccGTGCAGATCCAggtgttcagctgggactgtggagagtttgggtccttgccaattggatgtgtgtccccagctgcaatctctgggcctgcagcagagtctcactcacctgccaaagcagaaagctcaggcgctgtgctggcaacgggctcgtctgatgcagagctgtcagagcaatgtgagggcagagccagcccagctgggcccagggctgagcccagcagagccctggcagagcccagagcagcctcagcagccgcagagcccggctgcaaggagagaaagcagaaaccgcccgtcagctgagggctcctgtgcccttgtgccaaggcctgcggtgcccaggccgtgctggctgtgcccagagctgtgcccagagctgcccatccctgctgcctttggcagcagagcaggagggcaggacatgtgcccagcctgcagccagccacggcacatccagccctcagcagctgcccagagccaaaaagcagctgggcagcgtcTGAAGAATTcattgcatctgccccagcaaagggggaacctttggtgCCCGGCCAGGCCGTGCCAGGCCCAGAtctgggagcatccccctgcCTGTGGACTCACCTGCAAATTTGGCCTGGTgactggctttgaagaaggtgccagaatccaAGTCCATCATCTTCAGCTGGCCAGGCCGAGGAAGAGATTGTCATCCTTGAGGTTGTCTTtggtgtctccagcagcagccccacctggtacagcttctccaggggctccttctccttcctgggGCCAGACCAGGctgtcagggctctgcccagggccccagccatCCATGAACCAGACAAACCAAACCAGGGGGgatggtggccagcagtgcttGCCACACCAggtctccagctctgctccagcccaagAGCTGCGTGTTCCCTTCTGCTGACCCCTGCTCAGAgctacaggcagcacaaaaccagcctggtTTGCTTTGCCACTGAGTGCCAAGAGATGTGTGCAGCTGGTACCTGCCAGGCCCCTGGGTCCAACTGTGCACATGGATCTCTCCCATCTTCTAGGGCAGAGGAACACCCTGCACCCAAGGATGGCAGAAAAGCTCTTCTAAGGATGGCCTGTCTGAGGGTTGCATGGACAAACACCTCTTAATGATATCCtggcactctggggagagaaaccagaaatcACCAGTCAGCTGGAGAAGTTGCccccctgttcctgtgcccaggccatgctgggtgtgcccagagctgggcctaaACTTCCCCATGGATGCTGtgtttggaggagagcaggagagcaggacctgtgccacctcctcagcagctgccagagcgggatgcccacgagcccgctgctgtctcccagcactgggattccccccgtgcccagagatgaggatccaccttgagagagccatCGTGGGAACAAGATCTGCCCCCGGATGATCTcctggcccctcctgaacgggtgcttGCCCATGAccaggtggcacagcaggaggcccagggaccagatcgtcgCTGCCTCGCCGTGGTAGCGTTGGTGCTGGATCCACTCTGGTGGGCTGTAGGACAGGGTTCCTGTggaacacagacacagctcagcagggggatgctgctgctcccagagcctggccccagcatccctggccgtgtgggggctgccccagaGGCACACGGGGTGAGcgctgccctctcgccagcacctgggacttgtgtacAAACTCGGggctggaaaagaagccactggtgctggaagagggcagcagaaacccTGGGAAGGCCCAACCATGacacacaaaggaaaaacccacCCACTGGTGGAGAAAACCCACTCTCCTCCCCACCTGTATGGCCCCCAAAAATGTTAATaagccaaggcaaacaaggggagtggagcagtccaagcccttccttgcctgcacaccaaaccaTCTGGGGCACGGGGTCAgacccccctctctgctacccccatgGGGGTTTGTGttgggctggctgccccagctccagccccagcccaggccacagtgGGTGCTGAAGGCTGtcggcagggctggcagctgcccccCCTCACACCCCACCCAAATCAACTCGGCTCCAGCATCAATCCCATCCCGGCTGCAATAGGGGGaagccccagagctgcacccaggctgggccatgagatgcccaggagcatcccctgcgagggctcacctgcaaactgggtgtaggctgtgtcttgGAGGAAGgcgccacagccaaagtcgatgAGTTTCAGCTGCCCGCtggccaggtcgagcaggatgttctcgggcttgatgtccctgtgcagggcccCGCAGgcggtgcagtgccgcacggcctccagcacctggcggaacagcgcccGCGCCTCCTCCTCCGGCAGGAACCCCCGCTCCGCCAGGAAAGCCGAGAGCTCCTGGCACCGCTCCGGacgctccagcaccagcaggaagcTGTCGGGGAGCTCgagccactccaggagctgaatgACAGCGGCACAGCCACGGgacaccttggccagcagcacgatctccagcggcgcgctgctgccgtcgggctgcgggaggagcgcgGTGCCGTCagtggggctgaggccgtgccggggctctgggagccctcagccagcctggGATGCTCTGCACGCCCCGCTCAgcccacgcccgctctccccGCAGGCTCCCGGCGGCTCCCACCGTGCCGGGCCCCGGCTCctcgccgcccggcccggcccggctgctgccgctggccccgctcactcaccagctcgccccagtgccggatgCGATCCCGCGGCACGcgtttgatggccacctgcgagcgagggagagcagcgggctcagctcgccgcccgccctgcccagtcCCATCCTCcgcccttctcctcctcctccccctccgcccgccgccggccccgccgctcaccggggcgccgtccgagagccgcgtggccgcgaagacgctgccgaagcctccgcgccccagcagcgaacccactcggtaccgctcctgcagggcctcctgcgccttccctgcgggcgagacgcggctgtcagcgctcggcccggtccagcaacggcccccgagcgcgcCCCGAGCGGCCCAGGCCGGGCATCCCCACCTGCCCCGGGCCCCGacggctcggggccggcggccgcgctgccgagcggccgagctcgggccggggaagccgcagcggaggcggcgggagcggcagcgtcgcctgtgtcctccgcgggccccgggaggagccagggccggggccggggccggggccggggccggggccgggctcgggccaggcggagccgaagggcggcgatgccgcccccgcaccaggcactgacgcccgcccagcagcgccaccgccagtacggccagagccgggcggaggcgagagcgcggcgggacggccggggccgggcacggggcagccccgcccggggccgggggcgggccgggggcatggcccggcccggcaggggagagggaggcggggagaggagagggacgccgggcaagggaccccgggagaagggtgcccgacggcgggaaagggagacacagagaaagaaagagagaaagagaaagggtTCTCTCGAAtatctgcttttgctgctgctgctgccgccactgctgctgccgccgctgccgccgctgcaactgaagcaccggggccgttcgtccccgtgtccgttccccgctcgccccacgagccccacgttcgagccccgcgcgccccgggcacagcccctgagtctgtccaaacacgggaactttgcagcggtgagcccagatgcagagccctgactcctgcacactggcacagcaatcccctcgcttgctgctctgcattggcctggctgaggggcaaacactgtcgggccaccttcccttgctgtaggattcctacctgacccaagcactgcacttacatgtccagtgttgccttccagtagaaccaggggaaggaaaactctgtgtggctcatggtattttagagtgtctaaaaatcactaagtcaccgatcttagaggtgcggtgcatctggaattcctgggatggagaagtagtgcaacatggaaaaggggagcatagagataaaggaaaagatcttggattatttcattcattttcatttcacttctggaaagctgtttcagttttccaggaatcttctcctgtctctcttcccaagaatgtctcatggagaacaaggtcaagcttctgtcacaagatttgccagcaggaaattatgccactggtgaaattttcatgattgtttgtgctggcttagggcaaatttggggaggaaacctccaaaaggggtctgTTTTGCAGAGATAGCCAAAACCTCCACAACGTTGTgtaagttgtaaagccggtGTGTTTATTATTACAGCACTGGATGCATGCAgagattactctccttaaaaggcatgcgtacctctgggaacttcaggt of the Agelaius phoeniceus isolate bAgePho1 chromosome W unlocalized genomic scaffold, bAgePho1.hap1 SUPER_W_unloc_2, whole genome shotgun sequence genome contains:
- the LOC143692638 gene encoding LOW QUALITY PROTEIN: serine/threonine-protein kinase pim-1-like (The sequence of the model RefSeq protein was modified relative to this genomic sequence to represent the inferred CDS: deleted 1 base in 1 codon); this encodes MPFKETRPPAPSRRGPGQVGMPGLGRSGRARGPLLDGPSADSRVSPAGKAQEALQERYRVGSLLGRGGFGSVFAATRLSDGAPVAIKRVPRDRIRHWGELPDGSSAPLEIVLLAKVSRGCAAVIQLLEWLELPDSFLLVLERPERCQELSAFLAERGFLPEEEARALFRQVLEAVRHCTACGALHRDIKPENILLDLASGQLKLIDFGCGAFLQDTAYTQFAGTLSYSPPEWIQHQRYHGEAATIWSLGLLLCHLVMGKHPFRRGQEIIRGQILFPRWLSQECQDIIKRCLSMQPSDRPSLEELFCHPWVQGVPLP